A single genomic interval of Mycosarcoma maydis chromosome 8, whole genome shotgun sequence harbors:
- a CDS encoding uncharacterized protein (related to SAP155 - SIT4-associating protein), with translation MFWRFGFSSVSTLETLLDKPNVTLEDVLDEDDLLQECKSQNQKLINFLRQPRIVKRLMEHVVGTATVGGTGGKEWEEKVKFKYPYVASEVLSCSEVWPIIDAIFSDPKEFLVPFWNAILTSDPSPSQAPLPMHTHPLFAEDIASSPAGSSVSTSPSPHLSVTNFTDFSNAASGNTGSSRSSSDAESETEGRLRATSALDNGPGRGVLAGYWAKVNGAYLERKPIEMLEFIKEQPRIVERFVAHLETPAVVDLLFRIIQMEETMRTPVQTTDIIDWLSSQDLVSRTVDLLAPNYSVDIHNTVSELLKAIIALSAPSPAALNQGQGQDLGGGLGEAQENAAGINNRLVRELASEPIVRKMVGYMLDSQMPRQLHRRLTDVVDEQLSQLSVQDLRKPSQRRDAALSTLEEGVASSSALDDDEDDNESFARPLNPREFPASESRSPGQIDHRGSTATVRPDNLFPPVSAPTVPITAETCSSTLVTCIGVFIELIRKNNSDYFEQHLLRTLHNHLVKRQSELTEKRLQKKEEEEAAMPKSTQQQGEAAGSAEAEKQDDGELAQKAMDTLDEEEEDVQGMEEAMAEIVDKMGLVHLGPMLRVLSERLSDFQQLVNEPRERDATIPTSVGNVAPLTFERYRITELYAELLHCSNMALLNRAPGEGPQYSDDGVLTGGLEGLQTLARTLQGGDGPEVGDTSASAEAEAMQDIGGQQDAAPKTEAAASEDTIDTDSSVAHRVSGHARDQSSTGASTDSTDEADDEALLNEVSLYDKASAPVEGSSSLEVPSGSQETDSYDESPRVTTSDSVEEDQDDAASIRSALSGLSLAELTAPKLSGPPSPIDEAKDYVVGDMLKRKFLECGILPSLLNLFFDYPWNNFLHNVVYDILQQCFNGRMDVGLNRKLTVAVFEQGCLTSRIVEGRKRNEDSVAGPRRIRLGYMGHMNLIAEETVKLLQRYPLEIARPVEVFTERDEWRQVVSETLEEIREKEGGPLAFNRGHDGMSMSFGSGADDDDDDGGIGGAGSSSFASYLSSQIGGAAGSDDDDSDDEASWLSSEMKRGGKDGSGFDDAFAPRHGSGSGGGELGDDDEDDDWGPFADPSDGNARGTTQSFDFTSSAAASAPDNNPNPFAENLTPADWSAQFRRDFEENSSRHDIDSDDDEDDDEEEEQEEQESDANQATPIGIPTKPIDDGAKETSAFSSSPLSPPKSFDATSLSSGIDVVSKAHARRPSLGHLEAADLASGDQISGNRRRGSLSSAGPEIAEVSDAGDPLGPGISTTVSQNEEGKLQRTLADGTTVVVPLDEVALGAGEAGFPLRDGGAA, from the exons ATGTTT TGGAGATTCGGCTTTTCGTCGGTATCGACGCTCGAAACGCTTCTCGACAAACCCAATGTTACGCTCGAAGATGTgcttgacgaggatgatCTGCTCCAAGAATGCAAGTCCCAAAACCAAAAGCTCATCAACTTTCTCCGACAACCCCGCATAGTTAAAAGGCTGATGGAGCATGTCGTCGGCACCGCAACCGTCGGAGGAACCGGAGGCAAGGAATGGGAAGAGAAGGTCAAGTTCAAGTATCCTTATGTGGCTTCAGAGGTGCTCAGCTGCAGCGAAGTATGGCCCATCATCGATGCCATCTTCTCGGATCCCAAAGAGTTCCTTGTGCCATTCTGGAATGCCATCTTGACCTCGGATCCATCGCCTTCGCAAGCACCTTTGCCTATGCACACACATCCCCTGTTCGCCGAGGATATCGCTTCCTCCCCTGCCGGCTCCTCGGTATCCACTTCGCCCTCTCCGCATCTCAGCGTCACCAACTTCACCGACTTTTCCAACGCTGCATCAGGTAATACGGGCAGCTCAAGGTCATCTTCAGACGCAGAGTCAGAGACTGAAGGCAGACTGCGTGCCACTAGCGCTCTCGATAATGGTCCAGGACGTGGTGTGCTGGCTGGCTACTGGGCCAAGGTGAACGGCGCCTATCTCGAGCGCAAGCCAATCGAGATGCTTGAGTTTATCAAGGAGCAACCTCGCATCGTCGAACGCTTTGTAGCGCATCTCGAGACCCCCGCCGTGGTTGATTTGCTCTTCCGCATCATTCAGATGGAAGAGACTATGCGCACACCTGTTCAGACCACCGATATTATCGACTGGCTCTCATCGCAGGACTTGGTTTCTCGCACCGTCGACCTACTTGCTCCCAACTACTCTGTCGACATTCACAACACGGTCtctgagctgctcaaggccATCATCGCCCTTTCTGCTCCTTCTCCTGCCGCTCTAAATCAGGGTCAGGGTCAGGACCTGGGTGGTGGCCTTGGAGAGGCGCAAGAGAATGCTGCAGGGATCAATAATCGTCTCGTGCGCGAGCTAGCTAGCGAACCTATCGTCCGAAAGATGGTTGGCTACATGCTTGATTCGCAGATGCCGAGGCAATTACATCGTCGTCTCACAGATGTGGTCGATGAGCAGTTATCGCAGCTTTCGGTACAGGACCTTCGAAAACCTTCGCAGCGACGCGATGCTGCGCTTTCAACGCTTGAAGAAGGCGTTGCGTCTTCGTCTGCATtggacgatgatgaggatgacAATGAGTCTTTTGCAAGACCACTCAATCCTCGCGAGTTCCCAGCCTCCgagtctcgctcgcctgGACAAATCGATCACCGAGGTTCGACGGCGACTGTCCGCCCCGACAATTTGTTCCCGCCCGTCTCGGCGCCCACCGTACCCATCACGGCCGAGacatgcagctcgacgctggtgACATGTATTGGCGTCTTCATTGAGCTCATCCGCAAGAACAACAGCGACTACTTTGAACAGCATCTCCTACGTACCCTTCACAACCACCTTGTCAAGAGGCAGAGTGAGTTGACAGAAAAACGGCTTCAAAAgaaagaggaagaggaggctGCAATGCCAAAGTCCACCCAGCAACAAGGcgaagctgctggctcGGCGGAGGCGGAGAAGCAGGACGATGGAGAGCTGGCACAGAAAGCAATGGACACTTTggatgaagaagaggaggacgTGCAAGGCATGGAAGAGGCTATGGCCGAGATTGTCGATAAGATGGGCCTCGTACACCTCGGTCCCATGCTTCGAGTTCTGTCCGAGCGACTCTCGGActtccaacagctcgtcaaTGAACCACGAGAACGCGATGCTACGATCCCGACCTCTGTCGGAAATGTGGCCCCGCTCACATTCGAGAGGTATCGAATCACCGAGCTCTACGCCGAGCTACTCCACTGCTCCAATATGGCTTTGCTCAATCGAGCACCCGGAGAGGGTCCACAATACTCAGACGACGGCGTGCTCACCGGCGGCCTCGAAGGGCTTCAGACACTTGCAAGAACATTGCAGGGCGGCGATGGTCCCGAGGTCGGCGATACCTCCGCCAGTGCTGAGGCCGAAGCGATGCAAGATATCGGTGGACAACAAGATGCAGCGCCGAAGACTGAAGCAGCTGCGTCTGAGGACACTATTGATACAGACAGCTCTGTTGCGCACCGCGTTTCAGGACATGCCCGCGATCAATCGAGCACTGGCGCCTCCACCGACTCGACCGACGAAGCGGACGATGAAGCTCTCCTGAACGAGGTGTCTCTCTACGACAAGGCCAGCGCACCGGTCGAGGGAAGCAGCAGTCTGGAGGTGCCCTCGGGGAGTCAAGAAACGGACTCGTACGATGAAAGTCCGCGCGTCACTACAAGCGATTCTGTCGAGGAAGATCAGGATGACGCTGCTTCGATTCGGTCGGCACTCTCCGGACTGTCCCTTGCTGAATTAACGGCACCTAAACTATCAGGTCCGCCCAGCCCAATCGACGAAGCAAAGGACTACGTTGTTGGTGACATGCTCAAGAGGAAATTTCTCGAATGTGGCATCCTACCATCGCTTCTAAACTTGTTCTTTGACTATCCTTGGAACAATTTTCTGCACAATGTGGTTTACGACATCCTCCAGCAGTGCTTCAACGGACGCATGGACGTTGGCCTCAACAGGAAGCTGACTGTCGCCGTATTTGAGCAGGGATGTTTGACATCCCGGATCGTGGAAGGTCGCAAGCGCAACGAGGATTCAGTTGCGGGTCCCCGCCGGATTCGACTTGGTTATATGGGCCACATGAACCTCATCGCAGAAGAGACCGTCAAGCTGCTACAACGCTATCCGCTCGAAATTGCCCGTCCGGTTGAGGTGTTCACAGAACGCGATGAGTGGCGCCAGGTGGTGTCAGAGACGCTGGAAGAGATTCGAGAGAAGGAAGGCGGTCCGCTTGCTTTCAATCGCGGGCATGACGGCATGTCCATGTCCTTCGGCTCGGGcgctgatgacgacgacgatgatggtggtatTGGCGGAGCTGGAAGCAGCTCGTTCGCCAGCTACCTGTCGTCTCAAATCGGCGGGGCGGCTGGTtctgacgatgacgacagcgatgacgaggccTCATggctgtcgagcgagatgaaaCGCGGCGGCAAGGACGGTAGTGGATTTGACGATGCATTCGCACCAAGGCACGGATCGGGCAGCGGCGGGGGCGAACttggcgacgatgatgaagacgacgactgGGGTCCATTTGCAGACCCCAGCGATGGCAACGCCAGAGGAACCACGCAAAGCTTTGACTTTAcctcttctgctgctgccagtgCGCCTGACAACAACCCGAACCCCTTTGCCGAGAACTTGACTCCCGCTGATTGGTCCGCACAGTTCCGAAGGGACTTTGAAGAAAATAGCTCACGGCATGACATTGATtcggatgacgacgaagatgatgacgaggaggaggagcaggaggagcaggagaGCGACGCCAACCAGGCCACGCCCATCGGAATTCCGACCAAGCCGATCGACGATGGTGCTAAGGAAACGTCAGCTTTTAGCTCGAGCCCATTGTCACCACCAAAGAGCTTCGACGCCACCTCGCTCTCATCCGGAATCGACGTGGTGAGCAAGGCGCACGCGCGTCGCCCTTCACTCGGCCACCTTGAAGCCGCTGACCTGGCAAGTGGCGACCAAATATCGGGCAACCGGCGTCGAGGCTCGCTCAGTTCTGCTGGGCCGGAAATCGCAGAGGTGTCAGATGCCGGGGATCCGCTAGGACCTGGTATTTCGACAACCGTCTCTCAAAATGAAGAGGGAAAGCTTCAACGCACACTGGCTGACGGAACGACGGTAGTGGTGCcgctggacgaggtggcatTGGGTGCAGGGGAGGCCGGTTTTCCTTTAAGGGATGGCGGGGCAGCGTAG